One Aphidius gifuensis isolate YNYX2018 linkage group LG5, ASM1490517v1, whole genome shotgun sequence genomic region harbors:
- the LOC122857037 gene encoding adenylate cyclase type 1-like isoform X1, with amino-acid sequence MDMELVTRTSLSSLHAVDDGRIVSPNSLDEWTWSSLRKQFEYKNLEKLYIIYQRRLQNGYLSLFVLVQLVLGIVHCTVLIMTIKINETLIDVVIWGIMGALLCPVIALSFRTKLVPRESCRPVILSCIIVVILVIGDLSVPFWYTFTCSEDAPAIRPAYATHVLLACYVFLPLTENLHAFILGVTATLCYLSSFVLITYRNLPDYTARIVADTIYFASVNCLGLYFRFMNEVVIRRSFLDRRKCVESTLRLNYEKDQEEQLTRSILPQHFAAKIKKDFRDIFKFIEEHKKPPPKGRRRNDLYVETHDNVSILYADIVNFSGLTVTLPVKKLVETLNDLFGSFDEASERHNVLRIKFLGDCYYCVSGVPTPNPQHAKSCVDLGLDMIKIIKEVRARVRRESGVDINMRIGVHSGKIISGILGANKWQYDVWSRDVVIANKMEQTGQPGKVHITQQTLDLLDATCYDCVPVDTLNDETLNKYSIKSYLITPCLPSSPILQNSESTMSVPASSSSSSTTPPPPPPPSSSSSSSTKHYVRWYSVRPSTSVGPTHRNTRRLTSTLTNHADVYAGTFRRRTHFMDSCLKDYHLMLKAADAEMEKAIKQMPLSKWEQWSKWETINPLLLTFTRQNWEIPFLREPDPLFKFFIGCAALVLLSMGLMFSVPMFILSDWHTSTTIGFLISMIFLICLLPLTWMHFVWNRCKDPHDEHEGHIPQPKNKLLQFMYQTSIKVVWSALLRTTLYLIITIMLAICAMFDMLFECENIDRLANNNATSSIAESRAGDVDCISSPWQMTETCSLAILTSFLFLRVHFILKLIIGIIIVSFYTWNITNYRSAIFDSGDTWHPQLEPKIAHILNVTFLTFSLHLIDRQAEYLSRLDYQWKRQLTQEQDEAFHTRNANKLLLRNILPEHVADFYLNMNRTEEHELYHEAHENVAVMFASLTDLSIDESNILIDLNEIICEFDKLLFDPSFAWRIEKIKIAGTTYMAACGLEARRRDSLESDDGSQEHVVKIMAEFAARMMEVLDRLNADIFPNCVKPYKLRIGISHGEVTAGVVGSQKPLYDIWGDAVNMASRMDTTGVSGKIQVTTETAKVLEQDGIKCCLRGETWVKPKGLVTTYFVGVDEKRRLLKADSSSLEQTNL; translated from the exons atgGATATGGAATTAGTAACCAGAACTTCACTCAGTTCACTTCATGCTGTTGATGATGGTCGTATTGTATCACCAAACAGTCTTGATGAATGGACATGGTCAAGTTTAAGG aaacaatttgagtataaaaatcttgaaaaactttatattatttatcaaagaaGACTACAAAATGGGTATCTATCACTCTTTGTTTTGGTACAACTTGTTCTTGGAATTGTACATTGCACAGTTTTAATTATGACA ataaaaataaatgaaacccTGATTGACGTGGTGATTTGGGGAATAATGGGTGCACTTTTGTGTCCAGTGATAGCACTGTCCTTCAGAACAAAACTTGTTCCACGTGAGAGTTGTCGTCCAGTTATATTATCATGTATTATTGTTGTGATTCTTGTAATTGGTGACCTCTCTGTTCCTTTCTGGTATACATTTACCTGTTCCGAGGACGCTCCTGCGATAAG acCTGCATATGCTACACATGTTCTATTGGCATGCTATGTTTTTTTACCTCTAACTGAAAATCTTCATGCATTTATTCTTGGAGTCACAGCAACACTGTGTTATCTTTCTAGTTTTGTATTAATAACATACAGAAATTTACCAGATTACACAGCTAgg ATAGTTGctgatacaatttattttgccAGTGTTAATTGTCTTGGTTTGTACTTTAGATTTATGAATGAAGTTGTTATTAGAAGATCATTTTTAGATAGAAGAAAATGTGTTGAATCAACGCTAcgtttaaattatgaaaaagatCAAGAAGAACAATTAACAAGAAGTATATTACCTCAACATTTTGctgctaaaattaaaaaagattttcgtgatatatttaaatttattgaagaacATAAAAAACCACCACCCAAAGGACGTCGTagaaa TGATTTGTATGTTGAAACACATGATAATGTCAGTATTCTTTATGcagatattgttaatttttctgGTTTAACAGTAACTCTACCAGTtaaaaaacttgttgaaacattaaatgatttatttggtaGTTTTGATGAAGCATCAGAGCGTCACAATGTATTGAGAATTAAATTTCTTGgtgattgttattattgtgttaGTGGTGTACCAACACCAAATCCACAACATGCAAAAAGTTGTGTTGATCTTG gtTTAgatatgattaaaataataaaagaagtaCGTGCAAGAGTACGTCGTGAAAGTGGTGTTGATATTAATATGAGAATTGGTGTTCATTCAGGTAAAATAATATCAGGAATTCTTGGTGCAAATAAATGGCAATATGATGTTTGGTCAAGAGACGTTGttattgcaaataaaatgGAACAAACTGGTCAACCAGGAAAAGTTCATATAACACAACAAACATTAGATCTTTTAGATGCAACATGTTATGATTGTGTACCAGTTGATACACTAAATGATGagacattaaataaatacagcaTTAAAAGTTATCTCATAACACCTTGTCTTCCAAGTTCACCAATTTTGCAG AACAGCGAGAGCACAATGTCAGtaccagcatcatcatcatcatcatcaacaacaccaccaccaccaccaccgccatcatcttcatcatcatcatcaacaaaacatTATGTACGTTGGTACAGTGTACGACCAAGTACAAGTGTTGGACCAACTCATCGTAATACAAGAAGATTAACATCAACATTAACTAATCATGCTGATGTTTATGCTGGTACATTTCGTCGTAGAACACATTTTATGGATTCTTGTTTAAAAGATTATCATTTAATGCTTAAAGCTGCTGATGCTGAAATGGAAAAAGCTATTAAACAAATGCCTCTAAGTAAATGGGa acaGTGGTCCAAATGGGAAACAATAAATCCATTGTTATTAACATTTACAAGACAAAATTGGGAAATACCATTTTTACGTGAACCAGatccattatttaaatttttcattggttGTGCAGcacttgtattattatcaatggGATTAATGTTTTCAGTACCAATGTTTATTCTATCTGATTGGCATACTAGTACAACAATtggatttttaatatcaatgatatttttaatatgtttattGCCATTAACATGGATGCATTTTGTTTGGAATAGATGTAAAGATCCTCATGATGAACATGAAGGACATATTCCacaaccaaaaaataaattattacaatttatgtATCAAACAAGTATTAAAGTTGTTTGGAGTGCATTATTAAGAACAacattgtatttaattattacaataatgcTTGCTATTTGTGCAATGTTTGATAtgctt tttGAATGTGAAAATATTGATAGACTTGCTAATAATAATGCAACATCAAGTATTGCTGAGAGTAGAGCTGGTGATGTTGATTGCATATCTTCACCTTGG cAAATGACTGAAACTTGTTCATTGGCAATAttaacaagttttttatttttacgtgttcattttattttaaaattaataattggaattattattgtaagtTTTTATACTTGGAATATAACAAATTATCGTTCAGCAATATTTGATTCTGGTGATACATGGCATCCTCAACTTGAGCCAAAAATAGCACATATATTAAATGTaacatttttaacattttcacTACATCTTATTGATCGTCAAGCTGAATATTTAAGTCGTTTAGATTATCAATGGAAACGACAGTTAACACAAGAACAAGATGAAGCATTTCATACAAGaaatgcaaataaattattacttagAAATATATTACCAGAACATGTtgctgatttttatttaaatatgaatcgTACTGAGGAACATGAATTGTATCATGAAGCACATGAAAATGTTGCTGTTATGTTTGCATCATTGactgatttatcaattgacgAGAGTAATATTCTTATTGAtcttaatgaaataatatgtgaatttgataaattattatttgatccAAGTTTTGCATggagaattgaaaaaattaaaattgctgGAACAACATATATGGCTGCTTGTGGATTAGAAGCAAGAAGAAGAGATTCATTAGAAAGTGATGATGGTAGTCAAGAAcatgttgttaaaattatgGCTGAATTTGCTGCAAGGATGATGGAAGTACTTGACAGGCTTAATGCAGATATTTTTCCAAATTGTGTTAAACCATACAA attaaGAATTGGAATTTCTCATGGTGAAGTTACTGCTGGTGTTGTTGGTTCACAAAAACCATTGTATGATATTTGGGGTGATGCTGTTAACATGGCATCTCGAATGGATACAACAGGTGTTTCTGGTAAAATtcag gTAACAACTGAAACAGCTAAAGTTTTAGAACAAGATGGAATAAAATGTTGTCTTCGTGGTGAAACATGGGTCAAACCAAAAGGTCTTGTTACAACATATTTTGTTGgagttgatgaaaaaagaCGACTACTTAAAGCTGACTCATCCTCACTTGAGCAAACAAatctttga
- the LOC122857037 gene encoding adenylate cyclase type 4-like isoform X5, with amino-acid sequence MDMELVTRTSLSSLHAVDDGRIVSPNSLDEWTWSSLRKQFEYKNLEKLYIIYQRRLQNGYLSLFVLVQLVLGIVHCTVLIMTIKINETLIDVVIWGIMGALLCPVIALSFRTKLVPRESCRPVILSCIIVVILVIGDLSVPFWYTFTCSEDAPAIRPAYATHVLLACYVFLPLTENLHAFILGVTATLCYLSSFVLITYRNLPDYTARIVADTIYFASVNCLGLYFRFMNEVVIRRSFLDRRKCVESTLRLNYEKDQEEQLTRSILPQHFAAKIKKDFRDIFKFIEEHKKPPPKGRRRNDLYVETHDNVSILYADIVNFSGLTVTLPVKKLVETLNDLFGSFDEASERHNVLRIKFLGDCYYCVSGVPTPNPQHAKSCVDLGLDMIKIIKEVRARVRRESGVDINMRIGVHSGKIISGILGANKWQYDVWSRDVVIANKMEQTGQPGKVHITQQTLDLLDATCYDCVPVDTLNDETLNKYSIKSYLITPCLPSSPILQNSESTMSVPASSSSSSTTPPPPPPPSSSSSSSTKHYVRWYSVRPSTSVGPTHRNTRRLTSTLTNHADVYAEMEKAIKQMPLSKWEQWSKWETINPLLLTFTRQNWEIWMHFVWNRCKDPHDEHEGHIPQPKNKLLQFMYQTSIKVVWSALLRTTLYLIITIMLAICAMFDMLFECENIDRLANNNATSSIAESRAGDVDCISSPWQMTETCSLAILTSFLFLRVHFILKLIIGIIIVSFYTWNITNYRSAIFDSGDTWHPQLEPKIAHILNVTFLTFSLHLIDRQAEYLSRLDYQWKRQLTQEQDEAFHTRNANKLLLRNILPEHVADFYLNMNRTEEHELYHEAHENVAVMFASLTDLSIDESNILIDLNEIICEFDKLLFDPSFAWRIEKIKIAGTTYMAACGLEARRRDSLESDDGSQEHVVKIMAEFAARMMEVLDRLNADIFPNCVKPYKLRIGISHGEVTAGVVGSQKPLYDIWGDAVNMASRMDTTGVSGKIQVTTETAKVLEQDGIKCCLRGETWVKPKGLVTTYFVGVDEKRRLLKADSSSLEQTNL; translated from the exons atgGATATGGAATTAGTAACCAGAACTTCACTCAGTTCACTTCATGCTGTTGATGATGGTCGTATTGTATCACCAAACAGTCTTGATGAATGGACATGGTCAAGTTTAAGG aaacaatttgagtataaaaatcttgaaaaactttatattatttatcaaagaaGACTACAAAATGGGTATCTATCACTCTTTGTTTTGGTACAACTTGTTCTTGGAATTGTACATTGCACAGTTTTAATTATGACA ataaaaataaatgaaacccTGATTGACGTGGTGATTTGGGGAATAATGGGTGCACTTTTGTGTCCAGTGATAGCACTGTCCTTCAGAACAAAACTTGTTCCACGTGAGAGTTGTCGTCCAGTTATATTATCATGTATTATTGTTGTGATTCTTGTAATTGGTGACCTCTCTGTTCCTTTCTGGTATACATTTACCTGTTCCGAGGACGCTCCTGCGATAAG acCTGCATATGCTACACATGTTCTATTGGCATGCTATGTTTTTTTACCTCTAACTGAAAATCTTCATGCATTTATTCTTGGAGTCACAGCAACACTGTGTTATCTTTCTAGTTTTGTATTAATAACATACAGAAATTTACCAGATTACACAGCTAgg ATAGTTGctgatacaatttattttgccAGTGTTAATTGTCTTGGTTTGTACTTTAGATTTATGAATGAAGTTGTTATTAGAAGATCATTTTTAGATAGAAGAAAATGTGTTGAATCAACGCTAcgtttaaattatgaaaaagatCAAGAAGAACAATTAACAAGAAGTATATTACCTCAACATTTTGctgctaaaattaaaaaagattttcgtgatatatttaaatttattgaagaacATAAAAAACCACCACCCAAAGGACGTCGTagaaa TGATTTGTATGTTGAAACACATGATAATGTCAGTATTCTTTATGcagatattgttaatttttctgGTTTAACAGTAACTCTACCAGTtaaaaaacttgttgaaacattaaatgatttatttggtaGTTTTGATGAAGCATCAGAGCGTCACAATGTATTGAGAATTAAATTTCTTGgtgattgttattattgtgttaGTGGTGTACCAACACCAAATCCACAACATGCAAAAAGTTGTGTTGATCTTG gtTTAgatatgattaaaataataaaagaagtaCGTGCAAGAGTACGTCGTGAAAGTGGTGTTGATATTAATATGAGAATTGGTGTTCATTCAGGTAAAATAATATCAGGAATTCTTGGTGCAAATAAATGGCAATATGATGTTTGGTCAAGAGACGTTGttattgcaaataaaatgGAACAAACTGGTCAACCAGGAAAAGTTCATATAACACAACAAACATTAGATCTTTTAGATGCAACATGTTATGATTGTGTACCAGTTGATACACTAAATGATGagacattaaataaatacagcaTTAAAAGTTATCTCATAACACCTTGTCTTCCAAGTTCACCAATTTTGCAG AACAGCGAGAGCACAATGTCAGtaccagcatcatcatcatcatcatcaacaacaccaccaccaccaccaccgccatcatcttcatcatcatcatcaacaaaacatTATGTACGTTGGTACAGTGTACGACCAAGTACAAGTGTTGGACCAACTCATCGTAATACAAGAAGATTAACATCAACATTAACTAATCATGCTGATGTTTATGCTG AAATGGAAAAAGCTATTAAACAAATGCCTCTAAGTAAATGGGa acaGTGGTCCAAATGGGAAACAATAAATCCATTGTTATTAACATTTACAAGACAAAATTGGGAAAT ATGGATGCATTTTGTTTGGAATAGATGTAAAGATCCTCATGATGAACATGAAGGACATATTCCacaaccaaaaaataaattattacaatttatgtATCAAACAAGTATTAAAGTTGTTTGGAGTGCATTATTAAGAACAacattgtatttaattattacaataatgcTTGCTATTTGTGCAATGTTTGATAtgctt tttGAATGTGAAAATATTGATAGACTTGCTAATAATAATGCAACATCAAGTATTGCTGAGAGTAGAGCTGGTGATGTTGATTGCATATCTTCACCTTGG cAAATGACTGAAACTTGTTCATTGGCAATAttaacaagttttttatttttacgtgttcattttattttaaaattaataattggaattattattgtaagtTTTTATACTTGGAATATAACAAATTATCGTTCAGCAATATTTGATTCTGGTGATACATGGCATCCTCAACTTGAGCCAAAAATAGCACATATATTAAATGTaacatttttaacattttcacTACATCTTATTGATCGTCAAGCTGAATATTTAAGTCGTTTAGATTATCAATGGAAACGACAGTTAACACAAGAACAAGATGAAGCATTTCATACAAGaaatgcaaataaattattacttagAAATATATTACCAGAACATGTtgctgatttttatttaaatatgaatcgTACTGAGGAACATGAATTGTATCATGAAGCACATGAAAATGTTGCTGTTATGTTTGCATCATTGactgatttatcaattgacgAGAGTAATATTCTTATTGAtcttaatgaaataatatgtgaatttgataaattattatttgatccAAGTTTTGCATggagaattgaaaaaattaaaattgctgGAACAACATATATGGCTGCTTGTGGATTAGAAGCAAGAAGAAGAGATTCATTAGAAAGTGATGATGGTAGTCAAGAAcatgttgttaaaattatgGCTGAATTTGCTGCAAGGATGATGGAAGTACTTGACAGGCTTAATGCAGATATTTTTCCAAATTGTGTTAAACCATACAA attaaGAATTGGAATTTCTCATGGTGAAGTTACTGCTGGTGTTGTTGGTTCACAAAAACCATTGTATGATATTTGGGGTGATGCTGTTAACATGGCATCTCGAATGGATACAACAGGTGTTTCTGGTAAAATtcag gTAACAACTGAAACAGCTAAAGTTTTAGAACAAGATGGAATAAAATGTTGTCTTCGTGGTGAAACATGGGTCAAACCAAAAGGTCTTGTTACAACATATTTTGTTGgagttgatgaaaaaagaCGACTACTTAAAGCTGACTCATCCTCACTTGAGCAAACAAatctttga
- the LOC122857037 gene encoding adenylate cyclase type 2-like isoform X3 produces MDMELVTRTSLSSLHAVDDGRIVSPNSLDEWTWSSLRKQFEYKNLEKLYIIYQRRLQNGYLSLFVLVQLVLGIVHCTVLIMTIKINETLIDVVIWGIMGALLCPVIALSFRTKLVPRESCRPVILSCIIVVILVIGDLSVPFWYTFTCSEDAPAIRPAYATHVLLACYVFLPLTENLHAFILGVTATLCYLSSFVLITYRNLPDYTARIVADTIYFASVNCLGLYFRFMNEVVIRRSFLDRRKCVESTLRLNYEKDQEEQLTRSILPQHFAAKIKKDFRDIFKFIEEHKKPPPKGRRRNDLYVETHDNVSILYADIVNFSGLTVTLPVKKLVETLNDLFGSFDEASERHNVLRIKFLGDCYYCVSGVPTPNPQHAKSCVDLGLDMIKIIKEVRARVRRESGVDINMRIGVHSGKIISGILGANKWQYDVWSRDVVIANKMEQTGQPGKVHITQQTLDLLDATCYDCVPVDTLNDETLNKYSIKSYLITPCLPSSPILQNSESTMSVPASSSSSSTTPPPPPPPSSSSSSSTKHYVRWYSVRPSTSVGPTHRNTRRLTSTLTNHADVYAGTFRRRTHFMDSCLKDYHLMLKAADAEMEKAIKQMPLSKWEQWSKWETINPLLLTFTRQNWEIWMHFVWNRCKDPHDEHEGHIPQPKNKLLQFMYQTSIKVVWSALLRTTLYLIITIMLAICAMFDMLFECENIDRLANNNATSSIAESRAGDVDCISSPWQMTETCSLAILTSFLFLRVHFILKLIIGIIIVSFYTWNITNYRSAIFDSGDTWHPQLEPKIAHILNVTFLTFSLHLIDRQAEYLSRLDYQWKRQLTQEQDEAFHTRNANKLLLRNILPEHVADFYLNMNRTEEHELYHEAHENVAVMFASLTDLSIDESNILIDLNEIICEFDKLLFDPSFAWRIEKIKIAGTTYMAACGLEARRRDSLESDDGSQEHVVKIMAEFAARMMEVLDRLNADIFPNCVKPYKLRIGISHGEVTAGVVGSQKPLYDIWGDAVNMASRMDTTGVSGKIQVTTETAKVLEQDGIKCCLRGETWVKPKGLVTTYFVGVDEKRRLLKADSSSLEQTNL; encoded by the exons atgGATATGGAATTAGTAACCAGAACTTCACTCAGTTCACTTCATGCTGTTGATGATGGTCGTATTGTATCACCAAACAGTCTTGATGAATGGACATGGTCAAGTTTAAGG aaacaatttgagtataaaaatcttgaaaaactttatattatttatcaaagaaGACTACAAAATGGGTATCTATCACTCTTTGTTTTGGTACAACTTGTTCTTGGAATTGTACATTGCACAGTTTTAATTATGACA ataaaaataaatgaaacccTGATTGACGTGGTGATTTGGGGAATAATGGGTGCACTTTTGTGTCCAGTGATAGCACTGTCCTTCAGAACAAAACTTGTTCCACGTGAGAGTTGTCGTCCAGTTATATTATCATGTATTATTGTTGTGATTCTTGTAATTGGTGACCTCTCTGTTCCTTTCTGGTATACATTTACCTGTTCCGAGGACGCTCCTGCGATAAG acCTGCATATGCTACACATGTTCTATTGGCATGCTATGTTTTTTTACCTCTAACTGAAAATCTTCATGCATTTATTCTTGGAGTCACAGCAACACTGTGTTATCTTTCTAGTTTTGTATTAATAACATACAGAAATTTACCAGATTACACAGCTAgg ATAGTTGctgatacaatttattttgccAGTGTTAATTGTCTTGGTTTGTACTTTAGATTTATGAATGAAGTTGTTATTAGAAGATCATTTTTAGATAGAAGAAAATGTGTTGAATCAACGCTAcgtttaaattatgaaaaagatCAAGAAGAACAATTAACAAGAAGTATATTACCTCAACATTTTGctgctaaaattaaaaaagattttcgtgatatatttaaatttattgaagaacATAAAAAACCACCACCCAAAGGACGTCGTagaaa TGATTTGTATGTTGAAACACATGATAATGTCAGTATTCTTTATGcagatattgttaatttttctgGTTTAACAGTAACTCTACCAGTtaaaaaacttgttgaaacattaaatgatttatttggtaGTTTTGATGAAGCATCAGAGCGTCACAATGTATTGAGAATTAAATTTCTTGgtgattgttattattgtgttaGTGGTGTACCAACACCAAATCCACAACATGCAAAAAGTTGTGTTGATCTTG gtTTAgatatgattaaaataataaaagaagtaCGTGCAAGAGTACGTCGTGAAAGTGGTGTTGATATTAATATGAGAATTGGTGTTCATTCAGGTAAAATAATATCAGGAATTCTTGGTGCAAATAAATGGCAATATGATGTTTGGTCAAGAGACGTTGttattgcaaataaaatgGAACAAACTGGTCAACCAGGAAAAGTTCATATAACACAACAAACATTAGATCTTTTAGATGCAACATGTTATGATTGTGTACCAGTTGATACACTAAATGATGagacattaaataaatacagcaTTAAAAGTTATCTCATAACACCTTGTCTTCCAAGTTCACCAATTTTGCAG AACAGCGAGAGCACAATGTCAGtaccagcatcatcatcatcatcatcaacaacaccaccaccaccaccaccgccatcatcttcatcatcatcatcaacaaaacatTATGTACGTTGGTACAGTGTACGACCAAGTACAAGTGTTGGACCAACTCATCGTAATACAAGAAGATTAACATCAACATTAACTAATCATGCTGATGTTTATGCTGGTACATTTCGTCGTAGAACACATTTTATGGATTCTTGTTTAAAAGATTATCATTTAATGCTTAAAGCTGCTGATGCTGAAATGGAAAAAGCTATTAAACAAATGCCTCTAAGTAAATGGGa acaGTGGTCCAAATGGGAAACAATAAATCCATTGTTATTAACATTTACAAGACAAAATTGGGAAAT ATGGATGCATTTTGTTTGGAATAGATGTAAAGATCCTCATGATGAACATGAAGGACATATTCCacaaccaaaaaataaattattacaatttatgtATCAAACAAGTATTAAAGTTGTTTGGAGTGCATTATTAAGAACAacattgtatttaattattacaataatgcTTGCTATTTGTGCAATGTTTGATAtgctt tttGAATGTGAAAATATTGATAGACTTGCTAATAATAATGCAACATCAAGTATTGCTGAGAGTAGAGCTGGTGATGTTGATTGCATATCTTCACCTTGG cAAATGACTGAAACTTGTTCATTGGCAATAttaacaagttttttatttttacgtgttcattttattttaaaattaataattggaattattattgtaagtTTTTATACTTGGAATATAACAAATTATCGTTCAGCAATATTTGATTCTGGTGATACATGGCATCCTCAACTTGAGCCAAAAATAGCACATATATTAAATGTaacatttttaacattttcacTACATCTTATTGATCGTCAAGCTGAATATTTAAGTCGTTTAGATTATCAATGGAAACGACAGTTAACACAAGAACAAGATGAAGCATTTCATACAAGaaatgcaaataaattattacttagAAATATATTACCAGAACATGTtgctgatttttatttaaatatgaatcgTACTGAGGAACATGAATTGTATCATGAAGCACATGAAAATGTTGCTGTTATGTTTGCATCATTGactgatttatcaattgacgAGAGTAATATTCTTATTGAtcttaatgaaataatatgtgaatttgataaattattatttgatccAAGTTTTGCATggagaattgaaaaaattaaaattgctgGAACAACATATATGGCTGCTTGTGGATTAGAAGCAAGAAGAAGAGATTCATTAGAAAGTGATGATGGTAGTCAAGAAcatgttgttaaaattatgGCTGAATTTGCTGCAAGGATGATGGAAGTACTTGACAGGCTTAATGCAGATATTTTTCCAAATTGTGTTAAACCATACAA attaaGAATTGGAATTTCTCATGGTGAAGTTACTGCTGGTGTTGTTGGTTCACAAAAACCATTGTATGATATTTGGGGTGATGCTGTTAACATGGCATCTCGAATGGATACAACAGGTGTTTCTGGTAAAATtcag gTAACAACTGAAACAGCTAAAGTTTTAGAACAAGATGGAATAAAATGTTGTCTTCGTGGTGAAACATGGGTCAAACCAAAAGGTCTTGTTACAACATATTTTGTTGgagttgatgaaaaaagaCGACTACTTAAAGCTGACTCATCCTCACTTGAGCAAACAAatctttga